From a single Flavobacterium sp. genomic region:
- a CDS encoding transporter, which translates to MIKKCLCFAILISNFIQAQESIQTDRPDQTETPAIVPKNMLQIETGFNYQKENNNVSSSNLPTILIKYGVNDILEIRLITGFDNQKNKNTIQSGFPSTLIGFKTKLAEEKGLLPKTSFIAHIGLPNVASTHFKTNTNAPQFRFTMQHTLTRKINIGYNLGAEWDGMLPNPTYLYTISSGFTISEKMGSYIELFGFAPENQKAHHSVDGGFTYLISNNFMLDLSSGVGITKNAPKYYLSLGFSFRI; encoded by the coding sequence ATGATAAAGAAATGCCTGTGCTTTGCAATATTAATTTCAAACTTTATACAAGCTCAAGAATCCATTCAAACAGATAGACCTGATCAAACTGAAACACCTGCAATTGTTCCAAAAAACATGCTGCAAATTGAAACTGGATTTAATTATCAAAAAGAAAATAATAATGTTTCTAGTTCAAATCTGCCAACTATACTTATAAAATATGGTGTAAATGATATTCTAGAAATAAGATTAATAACAGGATTTGATAATCAAAAAAATAAGAACACAATTCAATCAGGATTTCCTTCAACACTTATAGGATTTAAAACGAAACTAGCAGAGGAGAAAGGTTTACTGCCAAAAACTTCTTTTATAGCTCATATTGGCTTACCTAATGTTGCTTCAACTCATTTTAAAACAAATACAAATGCACCACAATTTAGATTTACAATGCAACACACACTAACTAGAAAAATAAACATTGGATATAATTTAGGGGCTGAATGGGATGGAATGTTACCAAACCCAACTTACTTATATACTATTTCTTCGGGATTTACTATTTCAGAAAAGATGGGCTCATATATAGAACTATTTGGATTTGCGCCAGAAAATCAAAAAGCACATCACAGTGTAGATGGTGGATTTACTTATTTGATAAGCAATAATTTTATGTTAGATTTGTCTTCGGGTGTTGGAATTACAAAAAACGCCCCAAAATATTATTTATCTTTAGGTTTTTCATTTCGTATCTAA
- a CDS encoding BrxA/BrxB family bacilliredoxin: MYPEEMVKPMRAELTEAGFQELYSAEAVENALKNEGTTLVVINSVCGCAARNARPGAKMSLDGAKKPSQLVTVFAGVDKDAVDAARQHMFPFPPSSPCMALFKDGELVHMLERHHIEGRPAELIAENLKDAYNEFC; the protein is encoded by the coding sequence ATGTATCCAGAAGAAATGGTAAAACCAATGCGTGCTGAATTAACAGAAGCTGGTTTTCAAGAATTATATAGCGCTGAAGCAGTAGAAAATGCTTTAAAAAACGAAGGAACTACGTTAGTAGTCATCAACTCGGTTTGTGGTTGTGCAGCAAGAAACGCACGTCCCGGAGCAAAAATGAGTTTAGATGGTGCAAAAAAACCTTCTCAATTAGTAACCGTTTTCGCAGGAGTTGATAAAGATGCTGTTGATGCAGCGCGTCAACACATGTTCCCTTTTCCTCCATCATCGCCATGTATGGCTTTGTTTAAAGATGGTGAATTAGTTCACATGTTAGAACGTCATCACATTGAAGGTCGACCAGCTGAATTAATTGCTGAAAATTTAAAAGACGCTTACAACGAATTTTGCTAA
- a CDS encoding HD domain-containing protein, which translates to MQLINNTILFVKNQLTNAEGGHDWFHIERVYKNALLIAEEEDCDITIVKLGALLHDIADSKFHDGDEKIGPKTARIFLESQNVSENIISHVISIIENISFKGGNFEKKFNSKELEIVQDADRLDAIGAIGIARTFNYGGFKNRPLYNPNIQPNLNMSKEEYKNSESPTLNHFYEKLLLLKDKMNTETGKKIAQKRHDFMITYLSQFYAEWDGEE; encoded by the coding sequence ATGCAATTAATCAATAATACCATCCTTTTTGTAAAGAATCAATTAACCAATGCTGAAGGTGGGCATGACTGGTTTCATATTGAACGTGTATATAAAAATGCATTATTAATTGCTGAAGAAGAAGATTGTGATATCACAATTGTAAAACTAGGTGCGTTATTACATGATATTGCTGATTCGAAATTTCACGATGGTGATGAAAAGATTGGTCCAAAAACAGCAAGAATTTTCTTGGAATCACAAAATGTTTCTGAAAACATCATTTCACATGTAATTTCCATCATTGAAAATATTTCGTTTAAAGGCGGAAATTTTGAGAAAAAATTTAATTCCAAGGAGTTAGAAATTGTTCAAGATGCAGACCGATTGGATGCAATTGGTGCGATTGGAATTGCACGCACTTTTAATTATGGAGGATTCAAAAATCGTCCATTATACAATCCGAATATTCAGCCAAATTTGAATATGAGTAAAGAAGAATATAAAAACAGTGAATCGCCAACACTGAATCACTTTTACGAAAAGCTATTACTTCTTAAAGATAAAATGAATACCGAAACTGGTAAAAAAATTGCTCAAAAACGCCATGATTTTATGATTACTTATTTAAGTCAGTTTTATGCTGAGTGGGATGGTGAAGAATAG
- a CDS encoding lysophospholipid acyltransferase family protein, giving the protein MEKILSYLLSIIYYILFLLWLVIFHPIQWICFNVFGYNAHRLSVAYLNWFLVRTAHVIGTTYHIKGMENIPENKPLIIVANHQSLHDITTIIWFLRKVHPKFISKIELGKGIPSVSYNLRHGGSALINRKDPKQALPEIKKVAELVNNNNYSVVIFPEGTRSKTGTPKPFAVNGLKMLYKFAPDAHFLPITINNSWKMTKFGQFPLGLGVKLDFTIHKPMKISEHAFEEIFEYTEKTITEHIKI; this is encoded by the coding sequence ATGGAAAAAATTCTTTCATACCTATTATCGATAATTTATTATATTTTATTCCTATTATGGTTGGTAATTTTCCATCCTATACAATGGATATGTTTCAATGTTTTTGGATACAATGCCCATCGACTAAGTGTGGCTTACCTTAATTGGTTTCTAGTTAGAACTGCTCACGTTATAGGAACTACTTACCACATTAAAGGAATGGAAAACATACCTGAAAACAAACCTTTAATTATTGTTGCCAATCACCAAAGTTTACACGACATCACCACTATTATATGGTTTTTACGAAAAGTACATCCAAAATTTATCAGTAAAATTGAATTAGGAAAAGGAATTCCGAGTGTTTCATATAATTTACGACATGGAGGTTCAGCCTTAATTAACCGAAAAGATCCAAAACAAGCTTTGCCTGAAATTAAAAAAGTAGCTGAATTAGTAAACAATAATAATTACTCCGTAGTGATTTTCCCAGAAGGAACAAGAAGCAAAACGGGAACACCTAAACCTTTCGCTGTGAATGGTTTAAAAATGTTATACAAGTTTGCACCTGATGCTCACTTCTTACCAATTACAATTAATAACTCGTGGAAAATGACTAAATTCGGACAATTTCCATTGGGTCTTGGTGTGAAATTAGATTTTACAATTCACAAACCAATGAAGATTTCAGAACATGCGTTTGAAGAAATTTTTGAATACACTGAAAAAACAATTACTGAACACATCAAAATATAA
- a CDS encoding acyl-ACP desaturase: protein MSIQNVRLEVMQFLEKKVDHFVEEFLIPVEKIWQPTDLLPDSSKENFLEEVKELREIAKDLPYDFWVTLVGDTITEEALPTYETWLMDVEGVTQKGENGDNGWAKWLRQWTGEENRHGDVLNKYLYLSGRVNMREVEITTHHLINDGFDPGTGRDPYKNFVFTSFQELATYVSHNRVALLAKKYGDKKLHKMCNLIAGDEMRHHLAYSEFVKRIFEVDPSEMMLSFQYMMKKKITMPAHLIRESGESIGTAFEKFSESAQRLGVYTAMDYVDILQKLNEKWEIEKICNLTDEAEKARDYLLKLPSRMAKISERLVVPAEGQLFKWVEPALAR, encoded by the coding sequence ATGTCAATACAAAATGTACGATTAGAGGTGATGCAATTTTTAGAAAAAAAAGTGGATCATTTTGTGGAAGAATTCTTAATTCCAGTTGAAAAAATATGGCAACCTACAGATTTACTTCCTGACTCTTCAAAAGAAAACTTCTTGGAAGAAGTGAAAGAATTACGCGAAATTGCAAAAGATTTACCTTATGATTTCTGGGTTACTTTAGTTGGTGACACCATTACTGAAGAAGCTTTGCCTACTTATGAAACATGGTTAATGGATGTAGAAGGCGTTACTCAAAAAGGAGAAAATGGCGACAATGGTTGGGCAAAATGGTTACGCCAATGGACAGGGGAAGAAAATCGTCACGGAGATGTTTTAAATAAATATCTTTATCTTTCTGGAAGAGTAAATATGCGTGAAGTGGAAATCACAACACACCATTTAATCAACGACGGTTTTGATCCAGGAACCGGAAGAGATCCTTATAAAAACTTTGTTTTTACAAGTTTTCAAGAATTAGCTACTTATGTTTCTCATAATCGTGTAGCATTACTAGCTAAAAAATATGGCGATAAAAAACTACACAAAATGTGTAATTTAATTGCTGGAGACGAAATGCGTCATCACTTAGCCTATAGTGAATTTGTGAAACGTATTTTTGAAGTAGATCCAAGCGAAATGATGTTATCTTTTCAATACATGATGAAGAAAAAAATTACGATGCCTGCACATTTGATTAGAGAATCAGGAGAAAGTATTGGAACTGCTTTTGAAAAATTCTCAGAATCAGCACAGCGTTTAGGTGTTTACACGGCTATGGACTACGTAGATATTCTTCAGAAACTAAATGAAAAATGGGAAATTGAAAAAATATGTAATCTAACTGATGAAGCAGAAAAAGCAAGAGATTACCTATTGAAATTACCTTCACGAATGGCAAAAATTTCAGAAAGATTGGTGGTTCCTGCGGAAGGGCAACTTTTTAAATGGGTGGAACCTGCTTTAGCTCGATAA
- a CDS encoding lycopene cyclase family protein has translation MQHYHYIFTGSGLSALMTVYEMLLSGKFNDKSILLIDENTKKTNDRTWCFWDENDTPPKGHPSKRGELFREIVSKKWNQAVFANEKFNRVLELTPYQYKKINGLDFYELVFKKISEYKNIHFLNQKVVDFTELGNHCIVKTREETFTCNKIFNSIYNPEIVTAQNKFPLIQQHFVGWFIKSKEAVFTPNCATFMDFSVEQKGNTRFIYVLPTSENEALLEYTLFSKDLLSKEEYESEILKYIENLGITEYEILEKEQGNIPMTCYPFWKHNTKNIINIGSAGGWTKASTGYTFKSASKKSKSLVQFLKSESDFTKFHKKDKFWFYDLLLLDILSSKNDLGSKIFSSMFRSGNSTVIFKFLDEETSIWKDLQVIWKCPKMIFVKALIGRILK, from the coding sequence ATGCAACACTATCATTACATTTTCACAGGTTCAGGATTATCGGCTTTGATGACTGTTTATGAAATGCTTTTATCCGGAAAGTTTAATGACAAATCTATTTTGCTAATTGATGAGAATACAAAAAAAACAAATGATAGAACTTGGTGCTTTTGGGACGAAAACGACACCCCGCCCAAAGGGCACCCCTCTAAAAGAGGGGAATTATTCAGAGAAATTGTTTCAAAAAAATGGAATCAAGCTGTTTTTGCGAATGAAAAATTTAATCGCGTTTTAGAATTAACGCCGTATCAATACAAAAAAATTAATGGTTTAGATTTTTACGAATTAGTTTTCAAGAAAATTTCCGAATATAAAAACATCCATTTTCTAAATCAAAAAGTTGTTGATTTTACAGAATTAGGGAATCATTGCATCGTAAAAACCAGAGAAGAAACTTTCACTTGTAACAAAATTTTTAATTCAATTTACAATCCTGAAATTGTTACTGCGCAAAATAAATTTCCTTTGATTCAGCAACATTTTGTAGGTTGGTTTATCAAAAGTAAAGAAGCTGTTTTCACTCCAAATTGTGCTACTTTTATGGATTTTTCGGTGGAACAAAAAGGCAATACGCGTTTCATATATGTTTTACCAACATCGGAAAATGAAGCGTTGTTAGAATATACGTTGTTTTCAAAAGACTTACTTTCAAAAGAGGAATATGAATCTGAAATTCTGAAATATATTGAAAATCTCGGAATAACCGAATACGAAATCCTAGAAAAAGAACAAGGCAATATTCCAATGACGTGTTATCCTTTTTGGAAACACAATACTAAGAACATCATCAATATTGGTTCAGCTGGTGGTTGGACAAAAGCTAGCACAGGTTATACTTTTAAAAGCGCATCCAAAAAATCAAAGTCATTAGTTCAATTTCTAAAATCTGAATCTGACTTTACGAAATTTCATAAAAAAGATAAATTTTGGTTCTATGATTTATTGTTGTTGGATATTTTAAGTTCTAAAAACGATTTAGGTTCCAAGATATTTTCTTCGATGTTTAGAAGTGGAAATTCAACTGTGATTTTTAAATTTTTAGATGAAGAAACTTCAATCTGGAAAGATTTGCAAGTGATTTGGAAATGTCCGAAAATGATATTTGTGAAAGCGCTCATAGGCCGAATTTTAAAATAG